The Nycticebus coucang isolate mNycCou1 chromosome 2, mNycCou1.pri, whole genome shotgun sequence genome includes a window with the following:
- the NAIF1 gene encoding nuclear apoptosis-inducing factor 1 — translation MAVPAKKRKMNFSEREVEIIVEELELKKHLLVNHFNAGVPLAAKSAAWHSILRRVNAVATCRRELPEVKKKWSDLKTEVRRKVAQVRAAVEGGEAPGPAEEDGAGGPGTGGGSGGGGPAVAPVLLTPMQQRICNLLGEATIISLPSTTEIHPVALGPTATAAAATVTLTQIPTETAYHTLEEGVVEYCTEAPPPLPAEAPVEMMAQHADTSVKPQALKSRIALNSAKLIQEQRVTNLHVKEIAQHLEQQNDLLQMIRRSQEVQACAQERQAQAMEGTQAALSVLIQVLRPMIKDFRRYLQSNTPNPAPASDPGQVAQNGQPDSIIQ, via the exons atGGCCGTCCCAGCCAAGAAGAGGAAGATGAACTTCTCTGAGCGGGAGGTGGAGATCATCGTGGAGGAGCTGGAGCTGAAGAAGCATCTGCTGGTGAACCACTTTAATGCTGGTGTCCCTCTGGCTGCCAAGAGTGCGGCTTGGCACAGCATCCTGAGAAGGGTCAACGCTGTGGCCACCTGCCGCAGGGAGCTGCCTGAGGTCAAGAAGAAGTGGTCTGACCTCAAGACTGAGGTCCGTCGCAAGGTTGCCCAGGTCCGGGCTGCCGTGGAGGGTGGAGAGGCACCGGGGCCCGCTGAGGAGGATGGAGCTGGTGGGCCTGGGAcaggtggtggcagtggtggcggTGGCCCAGCTGTAGCCCCTGTACTGCTGACCCCCATGCAACAACGCATCTGCAACCTTCTGGGTGAGGCCACCATCATCAGCCTGCCCAGTACCACTGAGATCCATCCTGTGGCCCTTGGACCCACAGCCACTGCAGCTGCAGCCACGGTCACCCTGACACAGA TCCCTACCGAGACAGCCTATCACACGCTGGAGGAGGGAGTGGTGGAGTACTGCACAGAGGCACCCCCACCCTTGCCAGCCGAGGCCCCCGTGGAGATGATGGCCCAGCACGCAGACACATCTGTCAAGCCACAGGCGCTCAAGAGTCGTATCGCCCTCAACTCTGCCAAGCTGATACAGGAGCAGCGGGTCACCAATCTGCATGTGAAGGAGATTGCCCAGCACCTGGAGCAGCAAAACGACTTGCTGCAGATGATCCGCAGGTCCCAGGAAGTGCAGGCCTGTGCCCAGGAGCGCCAGGCCCAGGCCATGGAGGGTACCCAGGCAGCCCTGAGTGTCCTCATCCAGGTCCTCCGGCCCATGATCAAAGATTTCCGCCGCTACCTGCAGAGCAATACACCCAACCCGGCTCCTGCCTCTGACCCTGGACAGGTGGCCCAGAACGGACAGCCGGACAGCATCATCCAGTGA